Proteins from one Telopea speciosissima isolate NSW1024214 ecotype Mountain lineage chromosome 1, Tspe_v1, whole genome shotgun sequence genomic window:
- the LOC122659918 gene encoding probable aquaporin TIP2-1: protein MVKLGFGCFGDSFSGSSLKAYLAEFIATLLFVFAGVGSAISYSDLTSDAALDPAGLVAIALAHAFALFVGVSMAANISGGHLNPAVTFGLAVGGNITILTGIFYWVAQLLGSIVACFLLQFVTNGKSVPTHGVASGMSALGGVVMEIVITFALVYTVYATAADPKKGSLGTIAPIAIGFIVGANILAAGPFSGGSMNPARSFGPAVVSGDFAGNWIYWVGPLIGGGLAGFIYGDIFIGSYAPVVAEDYP, encoded by the exons ATGGTGAAGCTTGGATTTGGATGCTTTGGGGACTCCTTCAGTGGTTCTTCTTTGAAGGCTTATTTGGCTGAGTTCATAGCCACCCTTCTCTTTGTCTTTGCTGGTGTTGGCTCTGCAATTTCTTACA GTGATCTTACATCAGATGCTGCGTTAGACCCAGCTGGGCTAGTGGCCATTGCCTTAGCTCATGCATTTGCGTTGTTCGTTGGTGTGTCCATGGCAGCCAATATCTCTGGTGGTCACTTAAACCCGGCCGTCACCTTCGGATTGGCCGTCGGAGGTAACATCACCATCCTCACTGGCATCTTCTATTGGGTTGCACAACTGCTCGGCTCCATTGTTGCCTGCTTCCTCCTCCAATTTGTAACCAACGGCAAG TCCGTCCCAACTCATGGCGTTGCTTCCGGCATGTCAGCTCTCGGAGGCGTCGTGATGGAGATTGTCATAACCTTCGCATTGGTGTACACCGTCTACGCCACCGCAGCTGACCCCAAGAAGGGATCACTTGGAACAATTGCTCCAATCGCAATCGGGTTCATCGTTGGTGCAAACATCTTGGCTGCTGGTCCATTCAGTGGTGGTTCAATGAATCCGGCTCGCTCATTTGGACCAGCTGTTGTCAGTGGAGACTTTGCTGGTAACTGGATTTACTGGGTTGGCCCACTCATTGGAGGTGGTTTGGCCGGGTTTATTTATGGCGACATCTTCATTGGATCTTATGCCCCAGTAGTCGCTGAAGACTATCCTTAA
- the LOC122659929 gene encoding probable aquaporin TIP2-1: MVKLGFGCFGDSFSGSSLKAYLAEFIATLLFVFAGVGSAISYSDLTSDAALDPAGLVAIALAHAFALFVGVSMAANISGGHLNPAVTFGLAVGGNITILTGIFYWVAQLLGSIVACFLLQFVTNGKSVPTHGVASGMSALGGVVMEIVITFALVYTVYATAADPKKGSLGTIAPIAIGFIVGANILAAGPFSGGSMNPARSFGPAVVSGDFAGNWIYWVGPLLGGGLAGFIYGDIFIGSYAPVVAKDYP; the protein is encoded by the exons ATGGTGAAGCTTGGATTTGGATGCTTTGGGGACTCTTTTAGTGGTTCTTCTCTAAAGGCTTATTTGGCTGAGTTCATAGCCACCCTTCTCTTTGTCTTTGCTGGTGTTGGCTCTGCAATTTCTTACA GTGATCTTACATCAGATGCTGCATTAGACCCAGCTGGGCTTGTGGCCATTGCCTTAGCTCATGCATTCGCTTTGTTCGTTGGTGTGTCCATGGCAGCCAACATCTCCGGTGGTCACTTGAACCCGGCCGTCACCTTCGGATTGGCCGTCGGTGGTAACATCACCATCCTCACTGGCATCTTCTACTGGGTTGCACAACTGCTCGGCTCCATTGTTGCCTGCTTCCTCCTCCAATTCGTCACCAACGGCAAG TCCGTCCCAACCCATGGCGTTGCTTCTGGCATGTCAGCTCTCGGAGGCGTCGTGATGGAGATTGTCATAACCTTCGCATTGGTGTACACTGTCTACGCCACCGCAGCTGACCCCAAGAAGGGATCACTTGGAACAATTGCTCCGATCGCAATCGGGTTCATCGTTGGTGCAAACATTTTGGCTGCTGGTCCATTCAGTGGTGGTTCAATGAATCCGGCTCGCTCGTTTGGACCAGCTGTTGTCAGTGGAGACTTTGCTGGTAACTGGATTTACTGGGTTGGCCCACTCCTTGGAGGTGGTTTGGCCGGGTTTATTTATGGCGACATCTTCATTGGATCTTATGCCCCAGTAGTCGCTAAAGACTATCCTTAA